From Paraburkholderia sabiae, a single genomic window includes:
- a CDS encoding carboxyl transferase domain-containing protein, whose translation MPIIESKLNPRSDDFRTNAAALEALVEDLKAKISKLALGGGAAARDKHVSRGKLLPRDRIAQLLDPGTPFLELSQLAAYGMYGDDAPGAGVITGIGRIAGQECVIVCNDATVKGGTYYPVTVKKHVRAQEIAEENHLPCVYLVDSGGANLPNQDDVFPDRDHFGRIFYNQANLSAQGIPQIAVVMGSCTAGGAYVPAMSDESIIVKNQGTIFLGGPPLVKAATGEEVSAEDLGGGDVHTRLSGVADHLAQNDAHALSIARSIVGNLNRRKDVPVAMQEPKPPRYDTKSIYGVIPVDTRKPFDIREVIARIVDDSAFDEFKARYGTTLVCGFAHIWGHPVGIVANNGILFSESALKGAHFIELCAQRKIPLVFLQNITGFMVGRKYENEGIARNGAKMVTAVATAKVPKFTVIIGGSFGAGNYGMCGRAYSPRFLWMWPNARISVMGGEQAASVLATVKRDGIEAKGGTWTPEQEEAFKQPIREQYEHQGHPYYASARLWDDGVIDPAQTRDVLGLGLSAAMNAPIEDTRFGVFRM comes from the coding sequence ATGCCGATCATCGAATCGAAACTGAACCCGCGTTCCGACGATTTCCGCACCAACGCGGCTGCGCTCGAAGCGCTCGTCGAAGACCTGAAGGCGAAGATCAGCAAGCTCGCGCTCGGCGGCGGTGCTGCTGCACGCGACAAGCACGTGTCGCGCGGCAAACTGCTGCCGCGCGATCGCATCGCGCAACTGCTCGATCCGGGCACGCCGTTTCTCGAACTGTCGCAACTCGCGGCGTACGGCATGTACGGCGACGATGCGCCGGGCGCGGGCGTGATCACGGGCATCGGCCGCATTGCGGGCCAGGAATGCGTGATCGTCTGCAACGACGCGACCGTGAAGGGCGGCACGTACTATCCGGTGACGGTGAAGAAGCACGTGCGCGCGCAGGAAATCGCCGAAGAAAACCACTTGCCGTGCGTGTATCTCGTCGACTCGGGCGGCGCGAATCTGCCGAATCAGGACGACGTGTTTCCCGATCGCGATCACTTCGGCCGCATCTTCTACAATCAGGCGAATCTGTCGGCGCAAGGCATTCCGCAGATCGCTGTCGTGATGGGCTCGTGCACGGCAGGCGGCGCGTATGTGCCCGCGATGAGCGACGAATCGATCATCGTCAAGAATCAAGGCACGATCTTTCTGGGCGGCCCGCCGCTGGTCAAAGCGGCGACAGGCGAAGAAGTCAGTGCGGAAGACCTGGGCGGCGGCGACGTGCATACGCGTCTGTCGGGCGTCGCGGATCATCTCGCACAGAACGATGCACATGCGCTGTCGATTGCGCGCAGCATCGTCGGCAATCTGAATCGCCGCAAGGACGTGCCCGTCGCAATGCAGGAACCGAAGCCGCCGCGCTACGACACGAAGAGCATCTACGGCGTGATTCCCGTCGATACGCGCAAGCCGTTCGATATCCGCGAAGTGATCGCGCGCATCGTCGACGATTCCGCTTTCGACGAATTCAAGGCGCGCTACGGCACGACGCTCGTGTGCGGCTTCGCGCACATCTGGGGACACCCGGTCGGCATCGTCGCGAACAACGGCATTCTGTTTTCCGAGTCGGCATTGAAGGGCGCGCACTTCATCGAACTGTGCGCGCAGCGCAAGATCCCGCTCGTGTTCCTGCAGAACATCACGGGCTTCATGGTGGGCCGCAAGTACGAGAACGAAGGCATCGCGCGCAACGGCGCGAAGATGGTGACGGCCGTGGCGACGGCGAAGGTGCCGAAGTTCACGGTGATCATCGGCGGTTCGTTCGGTGCGGGTAATTACGGCATGTGCGGCCGCGCGTATTCGCCGCGTTTCCTGTGGATGTGGCCGAACGCGCGCATCTCCGTGATGGGCGGCGAACAGGCGGCTTCCGTGCTCGCGACGGTGAAGCGCGACGGCATCGAAGCGAAGGGCGGCACGTGGACGCCCGAGCAGGAAGAAGCGTTCAAGCAGCCGATCCGCGAGCAATACGAGCATCAAGGCCATCCGTATTACGCGAGCGCGCGCCTGTGGGACGACGGCGTGATCGATCCTGCGCAGACGCGCGACGTGCTGGGTCTCGGTCTGTCGGCGGCGATGAATGCGCCGATCGAAGACACGCGCTTCGGCGTGTTCCGCATGTAA
- a CDS encoding isovaleryl-CoA dehydrogenase translates to MSNLPGLQFPLGEEIEMLRDTVASFAAKEIAPRAGEIDRTDQFPMDLWKKFGDLGVLGMTVSEEYGGANMGYTAHMIAMEEISRASASVGLSYGAHSNLCVNQIHRNGTAAQKEKYLPKLVSGEHVGALAMSEPNAGSDVVSMKLRAEKKGDHYVLNGTKMWITNGPDCDTLVVYAKTDIEAGPRGITAFIVEKGMKGFSVAQKLDKLGMRGSHTGELVFENVEVPVENILGELNGGVKVLMSGLDYERAVLAGGPTGIMMAVMDAVVPYIHDRKQFGQSIGEFQLIQGKVADLYTTLQACRAYLYAVGRQLDTIGSGHVRQVRKDCAGVILYTAEKATWMAGEAIQILGGNGYINEYPVGRLWRDAKLYEIGAGTSEIRRMLIGRELFAETM, encoded by the coding sequence ATGAGCAACTTGCCCGGTTTGCAGTTCCCGCTTGGTGAAGAGATCGAGATGCTGCGCGACACCGTCGCGTCGTTTGCGGCGAAAGAGATCGCGCCGCGTGCGGGCGAAATCGACCGCACCGACCAGTTCCCGATGGATCTGTGGAAGAAGTTCGGCGATCTGGGCGTGCTCGGCATGACCGTCTCCGAGGAATACGGCGGCGCGAACATGGGCTACACCGCACACATGATCGCGATGGAAGAGATTTCGCGCGCATCGGCGTCGGTGGGTCTGTCGTACGGTGCGCATTCGAATCTGTGCGTGAACCAGATTCACCGCAACGGCACGGCGGCGCAGAAAGAAAAGTACCTGCCGAAGCTGGTGTCGGGCGAACACGTCGGCGCGCTCGCGATGAGCGAGCCGAACGCCGGCTCCGACGTGGTCAGCATGAAGCTGCGCGCGGAGAAGAAGGGCGACCATTACGTGCTGAACGGCACGAAGATGTGGATCACGAACGGCCCGGATTGCGACACGCTCGTCGTCTACGCGAAGACGGATATCGAAGCCGGTCCGCGCGGCATCACGGCGTTCATCGTCGAGAAGGGCATGAAGGGCTTTTCCGTCGCGCAGAAACTCGACAAGCTCGGGATGCGCGGCTCGCACACGGGCGAACTCGTGTTCGAGAACGTCGAAGTGCCCGTAGAGAACATCCTCGGCGAACTGAACGGCGGCGTGAAGGTGCTGATGAGCGGCCTCGACTACGAACGCGCGGTGCTCGCGGGCGGTCCGACGGGCATCATGATGGCCGTGATGGATGCCGTCGTGCCGTACATCCACGACCGCAAGCAGTTCGGTCAGTCGATCGGCGAATTCCAGCTGATCCAGGGCAAGGTCGCCGATCTGTACACGACGTTGCAGGCGTGCCGCGCGTATCTGTACGCAGTGGGCCGTCAGCTCGACACGATCGGCTCGGGCCACGTGCGCCAGGTGCGCAAGGACTGCGCAGGCGTGATTCTGTACACGGCCGAAAAGGCGACGTGGATGGCGGGCGAAGCGATCCAGATTCTCGGCGGCAACGGCTACATCAACGAGTACCCGGTCGGCCGTCTGTGGCGCGATGCGAAGCTCTATGAAATCGGCGCGGGCACGAGCGAAATCCGCCGCATGCTGATCGGCCGCGAGCTGTTCGCGGAAACGATGTAA
- a CDS encoding TetR/AcrR family transcriptional regulator, translating to MMGVARAEVPASRRQPAGRKSQQRVKEILQAGRDVFSEKGYDRATTAEIAQRLGISEATVFSYFRGKRELCARVIGDWYDEIIEAIESGLPRDGSIRQQFAFIVRTHLRLMLVNGTGLCALVLSEGRTRQHELSEELTGLQRRYTAPLMRVLSQGQQTGQIRSDMPLRLLRSLVFGPMEHVLWDAALGNRRTDIDATADRLIDVLWSALQPPDASLDALVQFRQEVSEATRRLAEAEAAHKQRAPRLANTSEDA from the coding sequence ATGATGGGCGTAGCAAGGGCCGAAGTGCCGGCATCGCGCCGCCAGCCGGCGGGACGCAAGTCGCAGCAGCGCGTGAAGGAGATTCTTCAGGCGGGCCGCGACGTCTTCTCCGAAAAAGGCTACGACCGCGCGACCACGGCGGAGATCGCCCAACGGCTCGGCATTTCCGAGGCCACGGTGTTCAGCTACTTTCGCGGCAAGCGCGAGCTGTGCGCGCGCGTGATCGGCGACTGGTACGACGAGATCATCGAAGCGATCGAATCGGGCCTGCCGCGCGACGGCAGCATTCGCCAGCAGTTCGCGTTCATCGTCCGCACACATTTGCGGCTGATGCTGGTCAACGGCACGGGGCTGTGCGCGCTCGTGCTGTCGGAAGGCCGCACGCGTCAGCACGAACTCAGCGAAGAACTCACCGGGCTGCAACGGCGCTACACGGCGCCGCTGATGCGCGTGCTGTCGCAAGGTCAGCAGACGGGTCAGATCCGCTCGGACATGCCGCTGCGTCTGCTGCGCTCGCTTGTGTTCGGACCGATGGAGCACGTGCTGTGGGACGCGGCGCTCGGCAATCGACGCACCGATATCGACGCCACCGCGGACCGTCTGATCGACGTGCTGTGGTCGGCGCTGCAACCGCCCGACGCATCGCTCGATGCGCTCGTGCAATTTCGCCAGGAAGTGAGCGAGGCGACGCGCCGTCTCGCCGAAGCGGAAGCCGCGCACAAGCAGCGCGCGCCGCGGCTTGCAAATACCAGCGAAGACGCCTGA
- a CDS encoding PRC-barrel domain-containing protein has product MQQVLNKTYRRALVGALLAAASASVSTAALAQGAPQSITERHTEVTQTGSGFRASKLSGTTVYNRDKDSIGTIDDVIVSPADHNAFAILSVGGFLGMGKHYVAVPLSDLQISSKSVLLPDATKRSLEALPEFKYAPD; this is encoded by the coding sequence GTGCAACAGGTTCTGAACAAGACTTATCGCCGCGCACTCGTGGGCGCGCTTCTCGCGGCCGCTTCTGCATCGGTTTCGACGGCGGCGCTCGCACAAGGCGCGCCGCAATCGATCACCGAACGCCACACGGAAGTCACGCAGACGGGCAGCGGTTTTCGCGCATCGAAGCTGTCGGGCACGACCGTCTATAACCGCGACAAGGACAGCATCGGCACCATCGACGATGTGATCGTCTCGCCGGCCGACCACAATGCGTTCGCGATCCTGTCGGTAGGCGGCTTTCTCGGCATGGGCAAGCACTACGTCGCCGTGCCGTTGAGCGATCTGCAGATCAGCAGCAAGTCGGTGCTGTTGCCGGATGCGACGAAACGCTCGCTCGAAGCGCTGCCAGAGTTCAAGTACGCGCCGGATTGA